A window from Culex pipiens pallens isolate TS chromosome 3, TS_CPP_V2, whole genome shotgun sequence encodes these proteins:
- the LOC120430760 gene encoding triple functional domain protein-like produces the protein MDGVRALDILPLLQERFALLSGGRDNRGGPIICFPATTKRERVKPEDIKRVVSYLIGIPSDESKSHGFTIVIDMRGNSNTAASAKMILKVLQESFGQDHIHQAVIIKPDNFWQKQRSAIASSKYKFETTTVSINLLSKVVEPSQLTSDFDGFLHYDHNLWIDLRVAFEDFLWQASDILDRIDDLQEDLQHSDFPEDVNSAKHSSEAHNEMKRKVLKLPIEDLDLQGQKLLGKFTSYSNRNDESCHSTSSPSKCHNPDISSALNQVLQQLETVRNAQQQLLNMWQHKKTTLDQCFQLRLFEQDCEKMFDWILHNRDVFQETYVEIGHNYALAKNLQEEHQRFAMTSRNVSFNINRILAVAGKLIESSHYAAQHIRTLATRLDKTWKDFVTTLDERTAVLSLSVVFHHKAEQYTESVSSWAAACEATIPTPTNVESLETAIRTHQSLYEAMCQAYTEVHSTSKKLLYQLDHLVQVCNQPPAVNTRKNDNSHFNGGNPAADYSEGASHVLAVIHQILGHHRALESKWHAGKLRLHQKLALRLFQEDVKQVLDWLQNHGDVFLRKNRGIGRSLQKAQIYQTSHEHFENVAQNTYRNAEKLLAAAEELARSGEVAPQEIFSVVRELETNVASFAERVEQRRRRLDLAVLFYTHEKEISAWLEQLHTEMANEESMDLANEHLDGTERMLEQCKEQEENTLKTCIQAIAQGEALLQELRAIEEEDSSGSLTAVQNALERIQKNRLDLENLWQQRKMKIDMYLRLRMFERDALEVCSQLEMWAEELQHTDVSRDFQKTEQVLRLHNESVSQMQTTTYQMINTGQELMQLFESSGVLIMADPHTTAQTRVQYLLEFLHDRELDLEDMAESKRIKLEQSMQLCHFQNDANQVISWIRNGEAMLMANFSIPNSYQEAEQLRKEHEQFQVAIERTHTSAVQVKYRADALMNANHYDPQSIKDIADEVTKKWQKLVTCAEERHKLVTASLNFFKTAEQVCSVLDSLEKEYRREEDWCGGGGSSDKGQQIVQLISKHQEQKEAFLKACTLARRTAETFLKYAARSLQFYHIKTTVNSESRVKSILDKLLTQETQVLEYWTQRKKRLDQCQQFVLFERSAKQAIEWIHDTGEAYLSSRNNKLCSSREETEVLLKEHNEFKGTAKETRERVKLLIQLADSLVEKGHHAHASSIKQWVATVDNRYKDFSSRMELYRANLEKSLGLPGIQQQDDNNSSSSINSSNSSLNCKSISSSTTSVSTSSTSGISSASSTTANASVLEYRHSDPSLETKLNAAAAGPGGVGVPKEMNEEKRKSARKKEFIMAELLQTERTYVKDLETCINVFVSELKSGVNVPTNLVGKEHILFSNIEDIFAFHEKIFLRELEKYETMPEDVGHCFVTWAAKFDMYVFYCQNKPQSNDYMVQFGGTYFEEVQRKHKLEHSLPAFLIKPVQRITKYQLLLKDLQSCCDEGQGEIKDGLEVMLNVPKKANDVMHLSLLEGCDVPIDTLGDVVLQDSFLVWDNKQILIKKGRERHVFLFELYILFSKEVKDTNGTVKYIYKSKLLTSDFGVTEHIEGDECKFAIWTGRAPMLSDYRIVLRANSLETKQMWVKRLREVIQETYFSGTSFSLLKSPAKVGAKQLGQRLSKDIDDTLNDNDQDGSSLASFGSGNTTDSEKVSGTGLGWIFG, from the exons CGATGAAAGCAAAAGCCATGGCTTCACCATCGTCATCGACATGCGCGGCAACAGCAACACGGCGGCGAGCGCGAAGATGATCCTGAAGGTGCTGCAGGAGAGTTTCGGCCAGGACCACATACACCAGGCGGTGATCATCAAGCCGGACAACTTTTGGCAGAAGCAACGGTCGGCGATCGCGAGCAGCAAGTACAAGTTCGAGACGACCACGGTTTCGATCAATCTGCTGAGTAAAGTGGTCGAACCGTCGCAGCTGACGTCCGACTTTGATGGGTTCCTGCATTACGATCACAACCTGTGGATCGATCTGCGGGTGGCGTTCGAAGATTTTCTATGGCAGGCAAGTGACATTCTGGACCGGATCGATGATCTGCAGGAGGACTTGCAGCACTCGGACTTTCCGGAGGACGTCAACAGTGCCAAGCACAGCAGCGAAGCCCACAACGAAATGAAGAGGAAGGTTTTGAAGCTGCCGATCGAGGATCTGGATCTGCAGGGTCAAAAGCTGCTGGGGAAGTTTACCTCGTACTCGAATCGGAACGACGAAAGTTGCCACTCGACGTCGTCGCCCTCCAAGTGTCACAATCCGGATATTTCTTCCGCGCTGAACCAG GTTCTTCAGCAGCTCGAAACGGTGAGGAATGCCCAGCAGCAGCTGTTGAACATGTGGCAGCACAAGAAGACCACGCTGGACCAGTGCTTCCAGCTGCGTCTGTTTGAGCAGGACTGCGAGAAGATGTTCGACTGGATCCTGCACAACCGGGACGTGTTCCAGGAGACGTACGTGGAGATTGGCCACAACTACGCGCTGGCCAAGAACCTGCAGGAGGAGCACCAGCGCTTCGCCATGACATCGCGCAACGTGAGCTTCAACATCAACCGGATATTGGCCGTGGCAGGGAAGTTGATCGAGAGCAGTCACTACGCGGCGCAGCACATCCGCACGTTGGCCACGCGGCTGGACAAGACGTGGAAGGACTTTGTGACGACACTGGACGAGCGGACGGCGGTGCTCTCGCTGTCGGTGGTGTTTCATCACAAGGCGGAACAGTACACGGAGAGCGTGAGCAGCTGGGCGGCGGCCTGCGAAGCGACCATTCCAACGCCGACGAACGTGGAGAGTCTGGAGACGGCCATCCGGACGCACCAGTCGCTGTACGAGGCGATGTGCCAGGCGTACACGGAGGTGCACTCGACCAGCAAGAAGCTGCTGTACCAGCTGGATCACCTGGTGCAGGTCTGCAATCAGCCGCCGGCTGTCAACACGAGGAAGAAT GACAACTCTCACTTCAATGGTGGCAATCCGGCGGCTGACTACAGTGAAGGTGCGTCCCACGTACTGGCCGTAATCCACCAAATCCTTGGCCACCATCGGGCCCTCGAAAGCAAGTGGCACGCGGGAAAGCTGCGACTACACCAGAAGCTTGCGCTGCGCCTCTTCCAGGAGGACGTGAAGCAGGTGCTGGATTGGCTGCAGAACCACGGCGATGTGTTTCTGCGGAAGAACCGCGGCATTGGGCGAAGTTTGCAAAAGGCGCAAATCTACCAGACCAGTCACGAGCATTTTGAGAACGTAGCGCAAAATACGTACCGGAACGCGGAGAAGCTTCTGGCGGCGGCAGAAGAGCTGGCACGGTCCGGGGAGGTTGCGCCGCAGGAAATCTTTTCGGTTGTGCGGGAACTGGAGACGAATGTGGCGTCTTTTGCGGAGCGCGTTGAACAGCGGAGGAGGAGACTGGATCTGGCTGTGTTATTTTACACTCACGAAAAGGAGATTTCCGCCTGGTTGGAACAACTTCATACCGAAATGGCCAACGAGGAGTCGATGGATCTAGCCAATGAGCATTTGGACGGGACCGAGCGGATGCTGGAGCAGTGCAAAGAGCAAGAGGAGAACACCCTGAAGACGTGCATTCAAGCTATCGCGCAAGGTGAGGCCCTCCTGCAAGAACTGCGGGCAATCGAGGAGGAAGATTCGTCGGGATCGCTGACTGCGGTGCAGAATGCTTTGGAGCGGATTCAAAAAAATCGGCTAGACCTCGAAAATCTGTGGCAGCAGAGAAAGATGAAGATCGACATGTATTTGCGACTGCGGATGTTCGAGCGAGACGCGCTGGAAGTGTGCTCCCAGCTGGAAATGTGGGCCGAGGAGCTGCAGCATACGGATGTTTCGCGGGACTTTCAGAAGACCGAACAAGTCCTACGGTTGCACAACGAGTCGGTTAGTCAGATGCAGACCACGACCTATCAGATGATCAACACCGGCCAAGAGTTGATGCAACTGTTTGAATCGTCAGGCGTGCTAATCATGGCCGATCCTCACACGACGGCGCAAACCCGCGTCCAGTATCTGCTAGAGTTTCTGCACGATCGGGAGCTGGACCTGGAAGATATGGCCGAGTCCAAACGAATCAAGCTGGAACAATCCATGCAGTTGTGCCACTTTCAGAACGACGCCAATCAGGTCATTTCGTGGATCCGCAACGGCGAGGCGATGTTGATGGCGAACTTTTCCATTCCAAACAGCTACCAGGAGGCTGAACAACTCCGCAAAGAGCACGAACAGTTCCAGGTGGCAATCGAGCGAACGCACACCTCGGCGGTTCAGGTCAAGTATCGTGCCGATGCACTCATGAACGCCAACCACTACGACCCGCAGAGCATAAAGGACATTGCCGACGAGGTGACCAAGAAGTGGCAAAAGCTAGTCACGTGCGCCGAGGAGCGGCACAAGCTGGTGACGGCGTCgttgaactttttcaaaacggcCGAGCAAGTGTGCAGCGTGCTGGACAGTTTGGAGAAGGAGTACCGCCGCGAGGAGGACTGGTGTGGCGGCGGTGGATCCAGCGACAAGGGCCAGCAGATTGTGCAGCTAATTTCCAAGCACCAGGAGCAGAAGGAGGCCTTCCTGAAGGCTTGCACGTTGGCGCGAAGGACGGCGGAAACATTCCTCAAGTATGCGGCACGTTCGCTGCAGTTTTATCACATAAAAACGACTGTGAATAGCGAATCTCGGGTAAAATCGATCTTGGATAAGCTGCTGACGCAGGAAACTCAGGTGCTCGAATATTGGACGCAGCGGAAGAAGCGGCTGGATCAGTGCCagcagtttgttttgtttgagagATCGGCGAAACAGGCGATCGAGTGGATCCATGACACGGGAGAGGCGTACTTGTCCTCCCGGAACAATAAACTGTGCAGCAGCCGAGAGGAGACTGAAGTTCTACTGAAGGAACACAATGAGTTCAAGGGAACTGCTAAAGAGACGCGTGAACGGGTGAAGCTGCTGATACAATTGGCAGACTCCCTGGTGGAGAAGGGCCACCATGCCCACGCAAGTTCCATCAAGCAGTGGGTGGCGACCGTCGATAATCGCTACAAGGACTTTAGCAGCCGGATGGAACTCTACCGGGCTAATCTGGAGAAATCGTTGGGCCTACCTGGAATACAGCAACAGGACGACAATAATAGTAGTAGTAGTATTAATAGTAGTAACAGTAGCCTTAACTGCAAATCCATATCCTCCTCCACGACGTCGGTGTCGACCTCGTCCACGAGTGGCATCTCGTCGGCGTCCTCCACCACAGCCAACGCGTCCGTGCTCGAATATCGCCATTCCGATCCGTCGCTGGAAACAAAGCTGAACGCAGCAGCTGCCGGACCAGGCGGAGTCGGAGTGCCCAAAGAAATGAACGAAGAAAAGCGCAAATCTGCCCGCAAAAAAGAATTCATCATGGCGGAACTACTTCAAACTGAACGCACCTACGTGAAGGACCTCGAAACGTGCATCAACGTGTTTGTGAGTGAGCTCAAGAGTGGCGTCAACGTACCAACCAACCTCGTTGGTAAAGAGCACATTCTCTTCAGCAATATCGAAGACATCTTCGCGTTTCACGAGAAAATCTTTCTCCGCGAGCTGGAAAAGTACGAAACCATGCCCGAAGACGTTGGTCACTGTTTCGTGACGTGGGCGGCCAAATTCGACATGTACGTGTTCTACTGTCAGAACAAACCCCAATCGAACGACTACATGGTTCAGTTCGGTGGAACCTACTTCGAAGAAGTACAACGCAAACACAAACTAGAACACTCGTTGCCGGCGTTCCTCATCAAGCCGGTGCAGCGAATAACCAAGTACCAGCTGCTCCTAAAAGACCTTCAATCCTGCTGCGACGAGGGCCAGGGCGAAATCAAGGACGGTCTCGAAGTGATGCTGAACGTCCCCAAAAAAGCCAACGACGTAATGCACCTCTCACTGCTCGAAGGCTGCGACGTTCCGATCGACACCCTCGGCGACGTAGTTCTGCAGGACTCGTTCCTCGTGTGGGACAACAAGCAGATTCTCATCAAGAAAGGTCGCGAACGACATGTCTTCCTGTTCGAACTGTACATTCTGTTCTCCAAAGAGGTCAAAGACACCAACGGAACGGTCAAGTACATCTACAAGAGCAAGCTGCTCACGTCAG ATTTCGGCGTCACCGAGCACATCGAGGGCGACGAGTGCAAGTTTGCGATCTGGACGGGCCGGGCACCGATGCTGTCCGACTACCGGATCGTGCTGCGCGCAAACAGCCTCGAGACGAAGCAGATGTGGGTGAAGCGGTTGCGGGAGGTCATCCAGGAGACGTACTTCTCCGGGACGTCCTTCTCGCTGCTCAAGTCGCCGGCGAAGGTGGGCGCAAAGCAGCTGGGCCAGCGGCTTTCCAAGGACATTGACGACACGCTGAACGATAACGACCAGGACGGTAGCTCGCTAGCGAGCTTCGGGTCCGGCAACACTACGGACAGTGAGAAGGTAAGTGGAACGGGTTTGGGATGGATTTTTGGCTGA